Proteins encoded within one genomic window of Syntrophobacterales bacterium:
- a CDS encoding pyruvate carboxylase subunit B has translation MIDVMKDGPVNPVKIQDNTFRDGHQSIYATRMRTEDMLPIAEQMDETGFWAMEVWGGATFDTMHRFLGEDPWERPKTLKKYIKKTPFSMLLRGQNLVGYRNYADDVARLFVDKACDAGIDVFRVFDALNDLRNFETVVERIKANGKHFEGAISYSLTERHLGGPVFNMEYYVNLAKKLEAMGADSVCIKDMAGIISPYDIYDLITEMKKVVKVPLHLHTHYTSGMASMAYIKAIEAGVDIVDTCLAPYALRTSMPAIEPLMVALQGTKRDTGMNLHKLIKMGDHLEKIAPKYKQNLASNTLSLIDAGVLEHQIPGGMISNLVSQLRGMNALDRIGEVYAEIPRTRTEAGTPPLVTPTSQIVGVQAVMNVVAGRYKMINNQFKDLIYGLYGKTPTPIDPEVQKVVLKRNKRGQTPITGRPADYIEPELADARAKIGELAKNDEDLLTYALYPATGEQFLKWKYGVEPMPDSVMPAPVVEEGKGK, from the coding sequence ATGATTGATGTCATGAAGGATGGACCTGTTAATCCTGTGAAGATACAGGACAATACATTTCGCGATGGGCACCAGTCCATCTATGCGACGCGGATGCGGACGGAAGACATGCTGCCCATTGCCGAACAGATGGATGAGACTGGTTTTTGGGCGATGGAGGTGTGGGGCGGCGCCACGTTTGACACAATGCATCGTTTCCTTGGCGAGGATCCTTGGGAGAGGCCGAAAACCCTCAAAAAATACATAAAAAAGACGCCATTTTCCATGCTGCTGCGGGGGCAGAATCTGGTCGGGTACCGCAATTACGCCGACGACGTGGCCCGGCTCTTCGTCGATAAGGCCTGCGATGCGGGGATTGACGTGTTCCGCGTTTTCGACGCCCTCAACGACCTGCGCAACTTCGAGACGGTGGTCGAGCGGATCAAGGCGAACGGCAAGCATTTCGAGGGGGCGATTTCCTATTCCCTGACGGAACGTCATCTGGGCGGGCCGGTGTTCAACATGGAGTACTACGTCAATCTCGCCAAAAAACTGGAGGCGATGGGGGCGGACAGCGTCTGCATCAAGGACATGGCCGGGATCATCTCTCCTTACGATATCTATGATCTGATTACGGAAATGAAGAAGGTCGTCAAGGTTCCCCTGCACCTGCACACGCACTACACAAGCGGGATGGCGTCGATGGCCTATATCAAGGCGATCGAGGCCGGCGTGGACATTGTCGATACCTGCCTTGCCCCCTACGCGCTGCGCACCTCGATGCCGGCCATCGAACCCTTGATGGTAGCTCTGCAGGGGACAAAGCGGGACACCGGCATGAATCTGCACAAGCTGATCAAAATGGGCGACCACCTGGAGAAAATTGCCCCCAAGTATAAGCAGAATCTGGCATCGAATACGCTTTCCCTGATCGACGCTGGCGTCCTGGAACACCAGATCCCCGGCGGCATGATCTCCAATCTGGTTAGTCAGCTCCGGGGGATGAACGCCCTGGATCGCATTGGCGAGGTTTATGCCGAGATTCCGCGGACCAGGACGGAAGCGGGCACCCCGCCCCTGGTTACCCCGACCTCCCAGATTGTCGGCGTGCAGGCGGTGATGAATGTCGTGGCCGGCCGGTACAAGATGATTAACAACCAGTTCAAGGACCTGATTTACGGTTTGTACGGAAAAACGCCGACCCCCATTGATCCCGAGGTGCAGAAGGTCGTTTTGAAGCGCAACAAGCGCGGTCAGACGCCGATTACCGGCCGGCCCGCCGATTATATCGAGCCGGAACTGGCAGACGCCAGGGCGAAGATCGGAGAACTTGCGAAAAATGATGAAGATCTGCTTACTTACGCACTATACCCGGCGACCGGCGAGCAGTTTTTGAAATGGAAATACGGGGTGGAACCGATGCCGGACAGTGTAATGCCTGCCCCGGTGGTGGAAGAGGGCAAGGGAAAATAG
- a CDS encoding SDR family oxidoreductase, with translation MMDLFSLKGKTALITGASRGIGEAIAKILSAHGARVILVSRRPENLQRVETKIREAGGEVESLVCNMGDIEQIQTLFAEVAKRFPKLDILVNNAGANPSFGDALSIEERAWDKTFAVNLKGPFFACQCAARLMQKSGGGAIVNVASINGVRPALFQGVYSITKAGVISMTKVYARELAPYHIRVNALLPGLTDTKFASALTQSEEIMKIALPMIPLGRIAQPAEMAGAVLYLVSDAASYTTGMCLTVDGGMLA, from the coding sequence ATGATGGATCTATTCAGTCTGAAAGGAAAAACGGCATTGATAACCGGCGCCAGTCGCGGCATCGGCGAGGCTATCGCCAAAATACTCTCCGCCCACGGGGCCCGGGTGATTCTGGTCAGCAGAAGACCGGAAAACCTCCAGCGCGTGGAGACGAAAATCAGGGAGGCAGGCGGCGAGGTGGAATCGCTCGTCTGTAACATGGGGGACATCGAGCAGATTCAGACATTGTTTGCCGAAGTCGCGAAGCGCTTCCCCAAGCTCGACATTCTGGTGAACAACGCCGGCGCCAACCCGTCCTTCGGGGACGCGTTGAGCATCGAGGAAAGGGCCTGGGACAAAACCTTTGCCGTCAACCTGAAGGGACCCTTTTTTGCCTGTCAGTGCGCCGCCCGACTGATGCAGAAATCAGGCGGGGGGGCAATCGTCAATGTCGCATCGATAAACGGCGTCCGGCCCGCGCTTTTTCAGGGGGTTTACTCGATTACCAAGGCGGGGGTCATCTCCATGACGAAGGTCTATGCCCGAGAGCTTGCCCCGTACCACATCCGGGTAAATGCCCTGCTGCCGGGGCTCACCGACACCAAATTCGCCTCCGCGCTGACGCAAAGCGAGGAAATCATGAAGATCGCGCTGCCGATGATCCCGTTGGGGCGAATCGCCCAGCCGGCGGAAATGGCCGGGGCTGTGCTGTATCTCGTCTCCGATGCGGCATCCTACACAACGGGGATGTGCCTGACGGTTGACGGCGGCATGCTGGCATAG